A stretch of Vigna radiata var. radiata cultivar VC1973A unplaced genomic scaffold, Vradiata_ver6 scaffold_354, whole genome shotgun sequence DNA encodes these proteins:
- the LOC106779230 gene encoding uncharacterized protein LOC106779230 isoform X2, with translation MNESQRVGVGLVRGFHRRRSLEDRSSTRRRQSLFSGAGNLEALDADDFADVFGGPPRTLLAHKISSCGSFYEEIFRAPEFTCPVAKGGRSLPVFRIPARNEGFYSDIFGSDDERKSRERSRSLSKENSSSALSSEELSPRRPAIGDDVALCGFSSKHRPINVQWKWNTSTVMPEAEEYSSKHGVPLFAFNDQLFEFHHQDNNEFKKNFRSSPLGSSRRVSSPETVSFESNSYQNIKVLTDDWELNSPFSVVSSSLYQEPETKVSVHEHVFSEQIIEGDDYEDEDDEVMSSYVIELNSNLGREECGASAIDDAIAWAKEKFQSRNSDEESSARNDRNEQIVGRQGRSDASEYHHDDGTGIVYTMEQLTETEKLDGDIRLWSSGKQRDIRLLLSTLHHILCLESGWRAIPLMSLLESSQVKKAYQKARLCLHPDKLQQRGATSLQKYVAEKAFSILQDAWAAFISEDVSF, from the exons ATGAACGAGTCACAGAGAGTCGGCGTTGGCTTAGTGCGGGGTTTCCATCGCCGTCGATCGCTGGAGGACCGATCATCAACCCGGCGGCGACAGTCCCTCTTCTCCGGCGCCGGAAATTTGGAAGCCTTGGACGCTGACGACTTCGCTGATGTGTTTGGGGGGCCACCGAGGACTCTGCTGGCGCACAAAATCTCAAGCTGCGGGTCGTTTTACGAAGAAATATTCAGGGCGCCAGAGTTTACGTGTCCAGTCGCGAAGGGTGGCCGGAGCTTGCCAGTGTTCAGGATTCCGGCGAGGAATGAGGGATTTTACAGCGACATATTCGGGTCGGACGATGAGCGGAAATCGAGAGAGCGGTCGAGGTCTCTGTCGAAGGAGAATTCGTCGTCGGCACTGAGTTCGGAGGAGCTGAGCCCTCGACGGCCAGCGATTGGAGATGACGTGGCACTATGTGGTTTTTCTTCAAAGCACAG GCCAATCAATGTTCAATGGAAATGGAACACATCCACCGTGATGCCGGAGGCTGAGGAATACTCAAGTAAACATGGGGTGCCACTTTTTGCATTCAATGATCAGTTATTTGAATTTCACCATCAGGATAATAACGAATTCAAGAAGAACTTCAGAAGCTCCCCTTTAGGATCCTCAAGAAGAGTCTCGTCCCCAGAAACAGTTAGTTTTGAATCCAATTCGTACCAAAACATCAAAGTTCTCACCGATGACTGGGAGCTCAATTCCCCATTTTCTGTTGTCTCCTCTTCGCTTTATCAAGAACCTGAGACAAAAGTTTCAGTCCATGAGCACGTGTTCTCAGAACAAATTATAGAAGGTGATGATTACgaagatgaggatgatgaagtTATGAGCTCCTATGTCATTGAACTCAACTCCAACCTGGGAAGGGAAGAGTGTGGAGCATCCGCCATTGATGATGCAATTGCATGGGCCAAAGAGAAGTTTCAATCACGAAACTCTGATGAAGAATCAAGCGCGAGAAATGATAGAAATGAGCAAATTGTTGGAAGACAAG GAAGATCTGATGCAAGTGAATACCACCATGATGATGGGACTGGAATAGTTTACACAATGGAG CAACTGACTGAGACAGAAAAATTGGACGGAGATATAAGATTGTGGTCATCTGGCAAGCAAAGAGATATTAGGCTACTACTTTCGACACTGCATCAT aTTCTATGTCTTGAGAGTGGTTGGCGTGCTATTCCTCTTATGAGTCTACTAGAAAGCTCACAAGTGAAAAAGGCTTATCAGAAAGCGAGGTTATGCCTGCATCCAGATAAACTGCAGCAAAGAGGAGCAACATCCCTACAGAAGTATGTAGCAGAGAAGGCTTTCTCAATTCTTCAG GATGCATGGGCTGCATTTATTTCCGAAGATGTTTCGTTTTAG
- the LOC106779230 gene encoding uncharacterized protein LOC106779230 isoform X1, with the protein MNESQRVGVGLVRGFHRRRSLEDRSSTRRRQSLFSGAGNLEALDADDFADVFGGPPRTLLAHKISSCGSFYEEIFRAPEFTCPVAKGGRSLPVFRIPARNEGFYSDIFGSDDERKSRERSRSLSKENSSSALSSEELSPRRPAIGDDVALCGFSSKHRPINVQWKWNTSTVMPEAEEYSSKHGVPLFAFNDQLFEFHHQDNNEFKKNFRSSPLGSSRRVSSPETVSFESNSYQNIKVLTDDWELNSPFSVVSSSLYQEPETKVSVHEHVFSEQIIEGDDYEDEDDEVMSSYVIELNSNLGREECGASAIDDAIAWAKEKFQSRNSDEESSARNDRNEQIVGRQGRSDASEYHHDDGTGIVYTMEKQLTETEKLDGDIRLWSSGKQRDIRLLLSTLHHILCLESGWRAIPLMSLLESSQVKKAYQKARLCLHPDKLQQRGATSLQKYVAEKAFSILQDAWAAFISEDVSF; encoded by the exons ATGAACGAGTCACAGAGAGTCGGCGTTGGCTTAGTGCGGGGTTTCCATCGCCGTCGATCGCTGGAGGACCGATCATCAACCCGGCGGCGACAGTCCCTCTTCTCCGGCGCCGGAAATTTGGAAGCCTTGGACGCTGACGACTTCGCTGATGTGTTTGGGGGGCCACCGAGGACTCTGCTGGCGCACAAAATCTCAAGCTGCGGGTCGTTTTACGAAGAAATATTCAGGGCGCCAGAGTTTACGTGTCCAGTCGCGAAGGGTGGCCGGAGCTTGCCAGTGTTCAGGATTCCGGCGAGGAATGAGGGATTTTACAGCGACATATTCGGGTCGGACGATGAGCGGAAATCGAGAGAGCGGTCGAGGTCTCTGTCGAAGGAGAATTCGTCGTCGGCACTGAGTTCGGAGGAGCTGAGCCCTCGACGGCCAGCGATTGGAGATGACGTGGCACTATGTGGTTTTTCTTCAAAGCACAG GCCAATCAATGTTCAATGGAAATGGAACACATCCACCGTGATGCCGGAGGCTGAGGAATACTCAAGTAAACATGGGGTGCCACTTTTTGCATTCAATGATCAGTTATTTGAATTTCACCATCAGGATAATAACGAATTCAAGAAGAACTTCAGAAGCTCCCCTTTAGGATCCTCAAGAAGAGTCTCGTCCCCAGAAACAGTTAGTTTTGAATCCAATTCGTACCAAAACATCAAAGTTCTCACCGATGACTGGGAGCTCAATTCCCCATTTTCTGTTGTCTCCTCTTCGCTTTATCAAGAACCTGAGACAAAAGTTTCAGTCCATGAGCACGTGTTCTCAGAACAAATTATAGAAGGTGATGATTACgaagatgaggatgatgaagtTATGAGCTCCTATGTCATTGAACTCAACTCCAACCTGGGAAGGGAAGAGTGTGGAGCATCCGCCATTGATGATGCAATTGCATGGGCCAAAGAGAAGTTTCAATCACGAAACTCTGATGAAGAATCAAGCGCGAGAAATGATAGAAATGAGCAAATTGTTGGAAGACAAG GAAGATCTGATGCAAGTGAATACCACCATGATGATGGGACTGGAATAGTTTACACAATGGAG AAGCAACTGACTGAGACAGAAAAATTGGACGGAGATATAAGATTGTGGTCATCTGGCAAGCAAAGAGATATTAGGCTACTACTTTCGACACTGCATCAT aTTCTATGTCTTGAGAGTGGTTGGCGTGCTATTCCTCTTATGAGTCTACTAGAAAGCTCACAAGTGAAAAAGGCTTATCAGAAAGCGAGGTTATGCCTGCATCCAGATAAACTGCAGCAAAGAGGAGCAACATCCCTACAGAAGTATGTAGCAGAGAAGGCTTTCTCAATTCTTCAG GATGCATGGGCTGCATTTATTTCCGAAGATGTTTCGTTTTAG